Proteins co-encoded in one Timaviella obliquedivisa GSE-PSE-MK23-08B genomic window:
- a CDS encoding GNAT family N-acetyltransferase, which yields MSDLHAPAYSTRPAIASDRWQIQRLLNKFEQEAPWRSRGWHSLTLGFLLVLGISLSFLLGLKFLQGIVGLATCGITFSFIKIVVSQEWKKFWVIEQEGRIVACGKLCRYGTHSVLYDVLVLPQYRRQGMGSALVKHLTQQASKPLYLACCPDKIGFYTQLGFTHTRSSELSFILRYELGISICPDVVPLVLR from the coding sequence ATGTCTGATTTACATGCTCCTGCTTATAGTACTCGTCCAGCGATCGCTTCAGATAGATGGCAGATTCAACGGCTTTTAAACAAGTTTGAGCAGGAGGCACCCTGGCGATCGCGGGGGTGGCATTCCCTGACACTAGGATTTTTGCTGGTATTAGGGATTAGCCTCAGCTTTTTATTAGGGCTGAAGTTTCTTCAAGGAATTGTGGGCTTGGCAACCTGCGGAATTACTTTTTCCTTTATAAAGATTGTTGTTTCTCAAGAGTGGAAGAAATTTTGGGTTATTGAGCAAGAAGGTCGTATTGTGGCTTGCGGGAAGCTATGTCGCTACGGTACCCATTCAGTGCTATATGATGTCCTCGTTTTGCCCCAGTATCGTCGTCAGGGTATGGGATCGGCGTTGGTCAAGCATCTGACGCAACAAGCATCTAAGCCGCTTTATTTGGCTTGTTGTCCTGACAAGATAGGGTTCTATACTCAGTTAGGATTCACTCACACGCGATCGTCCGAACTCTCCTTCATACTTCGGTATGAATTAGGGATCTCTATTTGCCCGGATGTTGTACCCCTAGTGCTGAGGTAG
- a CDS encoding tetratricopeptide repeat protein, protein MVALSKSDALQPFDVFLCHNSVDKEQMRAIAQQLHAQSLTSWLDEQELTPGRAWIEILEQYLPRIKTVAIFIGAQGLGRWQKLEIPAFLTRFVEHGSPQILPVFLADAPQHCDLPFFLKNFGWVDFRQPDPMPRMIWGITGIKPDGVPEEEAIPGSLLTQIRGAHSLPRRNATLFVGRDEELNQLQDQLQHHASVAITAIAGMGGIGKTELALHYGWLSWATGAYPGGVCWVRSQQELSDLLLFARTKLDLAPPEGLEAPAQLAWCWQHWRQGNTLIVFDNVEAYADIEPFLPPNEPRFQVLLTTRRDLGASVQKLSLPVLSEGAALALLKALVGTRIDEQEENAKALCQQLGYLPLALELVGRYLARKQDLSVAELQQRLQAKGLDAPALTKPEAGMTATRGVKAAFELSWEALSAEAQALAACLSMFAAAPLEWRWVEDCLTEADAEAVEELRDDELLGLHLLQRVAPSVYQLHPLIREFFAEKLTQQPNSHEWKQRFCQIMVKEAKQIPQTLTLSMIAQFTSVIPHLKQAATALTNWLSNDDLITPATRIARFYKGQVDYTAAEFWYTDCLKVADARLGNDHPNMASSLNNLAGLYYSQGRYGEAEPLLVRSLHIRETQLGANHPDTAQSLNNLAELYESQGRYSEAESLLVRSLHIYETQLGADHPDTALGLNNLAGLYDLQGRYGEAEPLLVRSLHIRETQLGANHPDTALGLNSLALLYDSQGRYSEAEPLYVRSLHICETQLGADHPNTASNLNSLALLYDSQGRYSEAEPLYVRSLHIRETQLGANHPDTASSLNNLAELYKSQGRYSEAEPLYMRSLHIRETQLGADHPNTASSLNNLAELYKSQGRYSEAEPLLVRSLHIHETQLGADHPGTASSLNNLAGLYYSQGRYSEAEPLLVRSLHIRETQLGANHPDTALGLNNLPVLYKSQGRYSEAEPLLVRSLHIRETQLGANHPDTAQSLNNLAGLYDLQGRYSEAELLYVRSLHIYETQLGADHPDTALGLNNLAVLYKSQGRYSEAEPLYAQAIIICWQRLGEDHPNTKTGLNNFYTCLKRAIEAGQSDQLSDHPFTQFLLQQLQTP, encoded by the coding sequence ATGGTTGCCCTTTCTAAATCTGATGCGCTCCAACCGTTTGATGTGTTCCTCTGTCATAACAGTGTAGACAAGGAGCAGATGAGAGCGATCGCCCAACAGTTGCACGCTCAAAGCCTTACGTCTTGGCTGGATGAACAAGAGCTAACGCCAGGGCGAGCCTGGATTGAGATTTTAGAACAATATTTACCCCGCATCAAAACGGTAGCAATCTTTATCGGCGCACAGGGGTTAGGACGCTGGCAAAAGCTAGAGATTCCCGCATTTTTGACCCGTTTTGTAGAACACGGTAGCCCGCAGATTTTGCCTGTGTTTTTGGCAGATGCGCCGCAGCATTGTGATCTGCCCTTTTTCTTGAAAAATTTTGGCTGGGTTGATTTTCGTCAGCCCGATCCCATGCCCAGGATGATTTGGGGCATTACGGGCATTAAGCCTGATGGCGTTCCAGAAGAAGAAGCGATTCCGGGCAGCTTACTAACTCAGATTCGCGGTGCCCATTCTCTGCCTCGCCGCAATGCAACGCTGTTTGTGGGGCGTGATGAGGAACTGAATCAGCTTCAAGACCAGTTGCAGCACCATGCTTCGGTAGCGATTACGGCGATCGCTGGGATGGGGGGCATTGGCAAAACTGAGCTAGCGTTGCACTATGGTTGGCTCTCTTGGGCAACGGGGGCGTATCCGGGTGGAGTGTGTTGGGTGCGATCGCAACAGGAGCTTTCAGATTTGCTGCTGTTTGCCCGTACCAAGCTTGATCTGGCTCCACCAGAAGGGTTGGAAGCCCCGGCGCAACTGGCGTGGTGTTGGCAGCATTGGCGGCAGGGCAATACGCTGATTGTGTTTGACAATGTGGAGGCATACGCCGACATTGAACCCTTTTTGCCGCCTAATGAGCCTCGGTTTCAGGTGTTACTGACGACTCGCCGCGATTTGGGAGCGTCGGTGCAGAAGTTGTCGTTGCCTGTGTTGAGTGAGGGTGCGGCGTTGGCGTTGTTGAAGGCGCTGGTGGGGACTCGCATTGATGAACAGGAAGAAAATGCAAAAGCCCTCTGCCAACAGTTAGGATATTTGCCTCTGGCGCTAGAGTTGGTGGGGCGATATTTAGCCCGCAAGCAGGATTTGTCGGTGGCGGAACTGCAACAGCGATTGCAGGCGAAGGGATTGGATGCGCCAGCCCTGACTAAACCGGAAGCGGGCATGACGGCAACGAGGGGCGTGAAAGCGGCGTTTGAGTTGAGTTGGGAGGCTTTAAGCGCTGAGGCTCAGGCGTTAGCGGCTTGCCTGAGTATGTTTGCGGCGGCACCGCTGGAATGGCGGTGGGTGGAGGATTGCTTGACTGAAGCGGATGCAGAAGCAGTGGAAGAGTTGCGGGATGATGAGTTGTTGGGGCTGCATTTGCTGCAACGGGTAGCACCGAGTGTTTATCAACTGCATCCTTTGATTCGGGAGTTTTTTGCTGAGAAGCTGACGCAACAGCCTAATAGCCATGAATGGAAGCAGCGATTTTGTCAGATTATGGTGAAAGAAGCCAAACAAATTCCACAAACGCTAACGCTCAGCATGATTGCCCAATTTACCTCAGTGATTCCCCATCTAAAACAAGCCGCAACTGCACTCACCAATTGGTTGAGCAATGATGATTTGATTACGCCTGCAACCCGAATTGCCCGGTTTTACAAAGGACAGGTAGATTACACTGCCGCAGAATTTTGGTATACCGATTGTCTCAAAGTTGCCGACGCCCGTTTGGGCAACGACCATCCCAACATGGCATCCAGTCTCAATAATTTGGCAGGGTTATACTACTCGCAAGGACGCTACGGCGAGGCGGAACCCTTGTTGGTGCGATCGCTCCACATTCGTGAAACCCAGTTAGGGGCAAACCATCCCGATACGGCTCAAAGTCTCAATAATTTGGCAGAGTTATATGAATCGCAAGGACGCTACAGCGAGGCGGAATCCTTGTTGGTGCGATCGCTCCACATTTATGAGACCCAGTTAGGGGCAGACCATCCTGATACGGCATTAGGTCTCAATAATTTGGCAGGGTTATATGACTTGCAAGGACGCTACGGCGAGGCGGAACCCTTGTTGGTGCGATCGCTCCACATCCGTGAAACCCAGTTAGGGGCAAACCATCCTGATACGGCATTAGGTCTCAATAGTTTGGCATTGTTATATGACTCGCAAGGACGCTACAGTGAGGCGGAACCCTTGTATGTGCGATCGCTCCACATTTGTGAAACCCAGTTAGGGGCAGACCATCCCAATACGGCATCCAATCTCAATAGTTTGGCATTGTTATATGACTCGCAAGGACGCTACAGTGAGGCGGAACCCTTGTATGTGCGATCGCTCCACATCCGTGAAACCCAGTTAGGGGCAAACCATCCTGATACGGCATCCAGTCTCAATAACTTGGCAGAGTTATACAAGTCGCAAGGACGATACAGTGAGGCGGAACCCTTGTATATGCGATCGCTCCACATTCGTGAAACCCAGTTAGGGGCAGACCATCCTAATACGGCATCCAGTCTCAATAACTTGGCAGAGTTATACAAGTCGCAAGGACGCTACAGCGAGGCAGAACCCTTGTTGGTGCGATCGCTCCACATCCATGAAACCCAGTTAGGGGCAGACCATCCTGGTACGGCATCCAGTCTCAATAATTTGGCAGGGTTATATTACTCGCAAGGACGTTACAGCGAGGCGGAACCCTTGTTGGTGCGATCGCTCCACATTCGTGAAACCCAGTTAGGGGCAAACCATCCTGATACGGCATTAGGTCTCAATAATTTGCCAGTATTATACAAGTCGCAAGGACGATACAGTGAAGCGGAACCCTTGTTGGTGCGATCGCTCCACATTCGTGAAACCCAGTTAGGGGCAAACCATCCCGATACGGCTCAAAGTCTCAATAATTTGGCAGGGTTATATGACTTGCAAGGACGCTACAGCGAGGCAGAACTCTTGTATGTGCGATCACTCCACATTTATGAGACTCAGTTAGGGGCAGACCATCCTGATACGGCATTAGGTCTCAATAATTTGGCAGTATTGTACAAGTCGCAAGGACGATACAGTGAGGCGGAACCTTTGTACGCGCAAGCAATTATCATCTGCTGGCAGCGCTTAGGCGAGGATCATCCCAACACAAAAACTGGTCTTAATAACTTTTATACTTGCCTCAAAAGGGCGATCGAAGCGGGACAGAGCGATCAACTCTCCGACCATCCCTTCACCCAATTCCTGCTCCAGCAATTGCAAACACCGTAA
- a CDS encoding Uma2 family endonuclease, whose product MQAEQLYYSPEEYLELEVASGDRHEYIDGQIILMTGGLPNHNQIAGNLYAALNFALRRRSYQAFMADQRLWIPQRRIYTYPDVMAVASPLELQEGRRDTLTNPIIIAEVLSLSTQSYDRVGKFAAYRTIPSFQEYILVDQYSVHVEQYVRTEGNKWIFAVYEAESEVLSLASVPCEILLADLYDKVEFSDDSSES is encoded by the coding sequence ATGCAGGCAGAACAACTCTATTACTCTCCTGAAGAATACCTGGAGCTAGAAGTGGCTTCGGGCGATCGCCATGAATACATTGATGGACAAATTATCCTAATGACAGGCGGACTACCCAATCATAATCAGATTGCTGGCAACCTTTATGCTGCATTGAATTTTGCTTTAAGACGTAGGTCTTATCAAGCTTTTATGGCTGACCAACGTTTATGGATTCCTCAAAGACGAATCTATACCTATCCTGACGTAATGGCGGTTGCAAGCCCATTAGAACTACAAGAAGGACGTAGAGACACGCTCACGAATCCTATCATAATTGCTGAAGTTCTGTCTTTATCAACTCAAAGCTACGATCGCGTGGGTAAATTTGCGGCATATCGCACCATTCCCAGTTTTCAAGAATACATTTTGGTAGATCAATACTCGGTTCATGTAGAGCAATACGTCAGAACTGAAGGAAACAAATGGATTTTTGCTGTGTATGAAGCAGAGAGTGAAGTGCTGTCTTTAGCTTCGGTACCTTGTGAAATTTTGCTGGCTGACCTGTATGACAAAGTTGAGTTTAGTGATGATTCATCAGAATCCTAA
- a CDS encoding amidohydrolase — translation MVSTSLPSLSTDASPIRLGIRALQPQLVEWRRILHQHPELGFKEHLTAHLITQKLTQWGISHQTEVAQTGIVATVTGNQPGRTLAIRADMDALPIQEENQVPYRSQNHGKMHACGHDGHTAIALGTAYYLSQHPEIFSGTVKFIFQPAEEGPGGAKPMIEAGVLKDPQVDAIIGLHLWNNLPLGTVGVREGALMAAVELFHCTIQGKGGHGAMPHQTVDSIVVGAQVVMALQTIMSRNVDPLQAGVVTVGEFHAGHAHNVIADTTKMSGTVRYFDPGLDGFFKTRMEQIIAGVCQSQGASYSLDYWSLYPPVLNDRAIAQLVRSVAETVVETPAGVVPDCQTMGGEDMSFFLQEVPGCYFFLGSANPDLGLAFPHHHPRFDFDETALGIGVEIFVRCVEKYCNGAM, via the coding sequence ATGGTTTCCACGTCGCTCCCTTCTCTTTCTACCGATGCCTCCCCAATCCGCTTGGGAATTCGTGCTCTACAGCCGCAATTGGTGGAATGGCGGAGAATTTTACATCAACATCCTGAGCTAGGTTTTAAGGAGCATCTGACCGCCCATCTGATTACCCAGAAGTTGACGCAATGGGGTATTTCTCATCAAACTGAAGTCGCTCAAACAGGCATTGTTGCTACAGTCACGGGCAATCAGCCGGGACGAACCCTAGCCATCCGAGCCGATATGGACGCACTGCCTATTCAAGAAGAAAACCAGGTGCCCTATCGATCGCAGAATCATGGCAAAATGCACGCCTGTGGACATGATGGACATACGGCGATCGCTTTGGGCACCGCCTACTATCTTTCGCAACACCCCGAAATCTTTTCAGGCACGGTCAAGTTCATCTTTCAACCTGCCGAAGAAGGGCCTGGCGGGGCAAAGCCCATGATTGAAGCAGGGGTTCTTAAGGATCCCCAAGTCGATGCCATCATTGGGCTGCATCTTTGGAATAACTTACCGTTGGGAACCGTTGGAGTTCGGGAAGGGGCGTTAATGGCAGCAGTCGAATTATTTCACTGCACCATTCAGGGTAAAGGCGGACATGGTGCGATGCCGCATCAGACAGTAGATTCCATCGTAGTAGGCGCACAAGTTGTGATGGCACTCCAAACGATCATGTCCCGGAATGTTGATCCGTTGCAAGCGGGCGTAGTGACTGTCGGCGAATTCCATGCAGGACACGCCCATAACGTCATTGCAGATACTACCAAAATGAGCGGCACAGTGCGGTACTTTGATCCAGGCTTAGATGGATTTTTCAAAACGCGCATGGAACAGATTATTGCCGGGGTTTGTCAGAGCCAGGGAGCGAGTTACAGCTTAGATTACTGGTCATTGTATCCGCCTGTGTTGAACGATCGCGCGATCGCCCAACTCGTTCGTTCTGTTGCCGAAACCGTTGTTGAAACCCCAGCAGGCGTAGTCCCAGATTGCCAAACCATGGGCGGCGAAGATATGTCTTTTTTCTTGCAAGAAGTCCCTGGTTGTTACTTCTTTCTAGGCTCGGCTAACCCCGATTTAGGGCTGGCATTCCCTCACCATCATCCTCGCTTTGATTTTGACGAAACGGCATTGGGCATCGGTGTAGAGATTTTTGTGCGATGTGTAGAGAAGTATTGTAATGGAGCAATGTGA